The Gemmatimonas sp. UBA7669 genome window below encodes:
- the ilvD gene encoding dihydroxy-acid dehydratase — protein sequence MNKEHLPSRHATSGPERAPHRAFYYAMGLTAEQIAQPLVGVVSSWNEAAPCNIALKRQAEAAKRGVMAAGGTPREFTTITVTDGIAMGHAGMKASLPSREVIADSIELTVRGHCYDALVGIAGCDKTLPGLMMAMLRLDVPSVFLYGGSILPGRYQERDVTVLDVFEAVGGYAAGRVSLDELTALEKVACPGAGSCGGQYTANSMAYVSEALGLALPGSASPPAAWESRDAYAERSGEVVMQLVRDGLRPRRIVTRRALENAAAVVAATGGSTNATLHLPAMAHEAGIAFDLFDVAEVFKRTPLIADLKPGGKYLAKDVHDIGGVSIILKVLLDGGFLHGDCLTVTGRTLAENLEDVRLPDNQKVVVPVSAPLSPTGGLVGLRGNLAPDGAVVKVAGMKQLTFRGPARVFDSEDACFAAVMARAYAPGDVLVIRYEGPRGGPGMREMLSTTSAIYGQGLGEQVALITDGRFSGATRGLCIGHVGPEAAVGGPIGLLRDGDVVVIDAEAGTLDVELSEEELAARRAEWTAPEPAYGSGALWRYAQAVGPARYGAVVHPGGAGEKGVYGDGMG from the coding sequence ATGAACAAGGAACACCTGCCCAGCCGGCACGCCACGTCCGGCCCTGAGCGCGCCCCGCATCGTGCGTTCTACTACGCCATGGGACTCACGGCGGAGCAGATTGCGCAGCCGCTGGTGGGTGTGGTGTCCAGTTGGAACGAGGCGGCGCCCTGCAACATCGCGCTCAAGCGTCAGGCCGAAGCGGCCAAGCGTGGTGTGATGGCGGCCGGCGGTACGCCGCGCGAGTTCACGACCATCACGGTGACCGACGGCATTGCCATGGGACATGCGGGCATGAAGGCCTCGCTGCCTAGTCGCGAGGTCATTGCCGACAGCATCGAGCTCACGGTGCGTGGGCATTGTTACGACGCGCTGGTGGGCATTGCCGGCTGCGACAAGACGCTGCCTGGGCTCATGATGGCCATGCTGCGGCTCGACGTGCCGAGCGTGTTTCTGTATGGCGGCTCCATTCTGCCGGGCCGCTATCAGGAGCGCGACGTGACGGTGCTCGATGTGTTCGAGGCGGTGGGTGGCTACGCGGCAGGTCGTGTGTCACTGGACGAACTGACGGCGCTCGAGAAGGTAGCGTGTCCGGGTGCCGGGTCCTGCGGCGGTCAGTACACGGCCAACAGCATGGCGTATGTGTCGGAAGCGCTGGGACTCGCGCTGCCCGGCTCCGCCAGTCCGCCGGCCGCCTGGGAATCACGCGATGCCTATGCCGAGCGCTCGGGTGAAGTGGTCATGCAACTCGTGCGCGACGGGCTGCGGCCGCGTCGCATTGTCACGCGCCGCGCGCTCGAAAACGCGGCGGCCGTGGTGGCGGCGACTGGTGGCTCCACCAATGCCACGCTGCATCTGCCGGCCATGGCCCACGAGGCCGGCATTGCCTTCGATCTCTTCGATGTGGCGGAAGTCTTCAAGCGCACGCCGCTCATTGCCGATCTCAAGCCGGGCGGGAAGTATCTGGCGAAGGACGTGCACGACATTGGTGGCGTGTCGATCATCCTCAAGGTCTTGCTCGACGGCGGATTCCTGCACGGCGACTGTCTCACGGTGACGGGTCGCACGCTGGCGGAAAATCTCGAGGACGTGCGACTGCCGGACAATCAGAAGGTTGTGGTGCCCGTGTCGGCGCCGCTCTCGCCAACGGGTGGTCTGGTGGGATTGCGCGGCAACCTCGCGCCCGACGGTGCGGTGGTGAAGGTGGCGGGCATGAAGCAGCTCACGTTTCGTGGACCGGCGCGGGTGTTCGACAGCGAGGACGCGTGCTTTGCGGCCGTCATGGCGCGTGCGTATGCGCCGGGCGATGTGCTGGTCATTCGTTACGAAGGGCCCAGAGGCGGACCGGGCATGCGCGAGATGCTGAGTACGACGAGCGCCATTTACGGACAGGGGCTGGGCGAGCAGGTGGCGCTCATTACCGATGGCCGATTCTCCGGAGCCACGCGGGGGTTGTGCATTGGTCATGTCGGGCCGGAGGCGGCGGTGGGTGGGCCGATCGGTCTGCTGCGTGATGGCGACGTGGTGGTGATCGATGCCGAAGCCGGCACCTTGGACGTGGAGCTGAGTGAGGAGGAGCTGGCGGCGCGGCGGGCGGAGTGGACGGCGCCCGAGCCTGCGTATGGGAGCGGGGCGTTGTGGCGTTATGCGCAGGCGGTTGGCCCGGCGCGGTATGGGGCGGTGGTGCATCCGGGTGGGGCGGGGGAGAAGGGCGTGTATGGGGATGGGATGGGGTAA
- a CDS encoding GntR family transcriptional regulator → MPRSNSQSALFDGTPLSRANVYDRLRDLVVRGELAPSTRLTEPMVAERLGISRTPARQAMHRLQLEGLLVPDGGGERPRVAVAPLDADEATEVYRTTGMLESASARAVTGLPTGQRQRLAESMAAFDEAFRKEAAKSRPDPTRLFANHHGFHHALVQACASAVTRMLLTTLFPRRARYEWFHGPLARTAGQSFTDTYREHDAIVEAVASGTATQVERAVRHNWDEAAERLAAAIRFDAAHRE, encoded by the coding sequence ATGCCCCGCTCCAACTCCCAATCGGCGCTCTTCGATGGCACCCCGCTGTCGCGCGCCAATGTCTATGACCGCCTGCGCGACCTGGTCGTGCGCGGCGAGCTCGCGCCATCAACTCGACTCACCGAGCCTATGGTAGCCGAGCGACTGGGCATCAGCCGGACCCCGGCGCGTCAGGCCATGCATCGTCTGCAACTCGAGGGACTGCTCGTACCCGACGGCGGCGGTGAGCGCCCGCGGGTGGCCGTCGCGCCCCTCGATGCCGATGAGGCCACGGAAGTGTATCGCACCACCGGCATGCTGGAGAGCGCGTCGGCGCGCGCAGTGACCGGCCTGCCAACCGGTCAGCGTCAGCGACTCGCCGAGAGCATGGCCGCCTTCGACGAAGCCTTTCGCAAGGAAGCCGCAAAGTCACGCCCTGACCCGACTCGACTTTTTGCCAATCACCACGGCTTTCACCACGCGTTGGTGCAGGCCTGCGCGAGTGCCGTCACGCGCATGTTGCTGACCACGTTGTTTCCGCGGCGCGCACGTTACGAATGGTTCCATGGTCCCTTGGCGCGCACGGCCGGTCAGTCGTTCACCGACACCTACCGTGAGCACGACGCCATCGTGGAGGCCGTCGCCTCTGGGACGGCCACGCAGGTTGAGCGCGCCGTGCGTCACAACTGGGACGAGGCGGCAGAGCGCCTGGCGGCCGCCATTCGCTTCGACGCGGCTCACCGCGAGTAG
- a CDS encoding carboxypeptidase regulatory-like domain-containing protein: MPFRALAVIVALLIGAPGLSTPDWLAAHGPVAEAQATRGSLSGVVRSGPARVGLPYVVVSIPSLGIERFSGANGVYQLLNVPTGEHELLVRRIGFVPRRFSIRIEPGQRTTLDIDLEQVPVRLAGMTVTPVQPCKSPGVPDSLRSPEVWQLVATLRENAAAYRVLVTNYPFAYVQARAFGGIGDTMAVLQTIDSIAVPGTAEVSYRPGRIVTTVTVNSRRETIMRIPTIVELADKQFLANHCFSYGGTEQVGDATWYRLDMRAADKLRSPDVHGAVYLDSATSQLRRLDLELSRPDRLPSQFRGVLTVRAITTFVQIAPGLGIIDGLCAVNWLKPPRGGAVRSANVGHPIELQQSVAYQFKVPPPDVALVGTRPTPGWARGQALSRQGLSCAAEP; the protein is encoded by the coding sequence ATGCCTTTCCGTGCTCTGGCCGTCATTGTCGCGCTGCTGATCGGCGCCCCAGGTCTTTCCACTCCCGACTGGCTGGCCGCTCACGGGCCTGTTGCAGAGGCGCAAGCGACGCGCGGCTCGCTGAGCGGTGTCGTGCGTTCGGGACCGGCGCGTGTCGGACTGCCGTACGTCGTGGTCAGCATCCCGAGCCTCGGCATCGAACGCTTCAGCGGCGCCAACGGCGTGTATCAGCTGCTCAATGTGCCGACGGGTGAGCACGAGTTGCTCGTACGGCGCATTGGCTTTGTGCCAAGGCGCTTCAGCATACGCATTGAGCCTGGTCAACGCACCACACTCGACATTGACCTCGAGCAGGTGCCGGTGCGTCTGGCCGGCATGACGGTCACGCCCGTGCAGCCGTGCAAAAGTCCGGGCGTGCCCGACTCGTTGCGCTCGCCGGAGGTGTGGCAACTCGTGGCGACGCTGCGCGAGAATGCGGCCGCGTATCGCGTGCTGGTCACCAACTATCCGTTTGCCTACGTGCAGGCGCGCGCTTTCGGCGGCATCGGCGACACCATGGCCGTGCTGCAGACCATCGACTCCATCGCCGTTCCCGGTACCGCCGAGGTGTCATACCGGCCAGGCCGCATCGTGACCACGGTAACGGTGAACAGCCGGCGCGAAACCATCATGCGCATTCCCACCATTGTGGAGTTGGCAGACAAGCAGTTCCTCGCCAATCACTGCTTCAGCTATGGCGGCACGGAACAGGTGGGCGATGCCACCTGGTATCGGCTCGACATGCGGGCGGCCGACAAACTGCGCTCACCCGACGTGCACGGCGCCGTGTACCTCGACAGCGCCACCTCGCAGCTCCGTCGGCTTGATCTCGAACTCAGTCGACCCGACCGACTCCCTTCGCAGTTTCGCGGCGTGCTCACCGTGCGGGCCATCACGACGTTTGTGCAGATCGCGCCCGGACTCGGCATCATCGACGGACTCTGTGCCGTGAATTGGCTCAAGCCCCCGCGTGGTGGCGCCGTGCGCTCGGCCAACGTGGGCCATCCAATCGAGCTGCAGCAGTCGGTGGCCTATCAGTTCAAGGTGCCCCCGCCCGATGTCGCACTGGTGGGGACGCGACCCACCCCGGGCTGGGCGCGTGGACAGGCGCTGAGCCGCCAGGGCCTCAGCTGCGCCGCCGAGCCATAG
- a CDS encoding energy transducer TonB produces MPTRRARISLTESDRHLSWRHALAKPGLGFGVELLLLAAFAVGGNLERKFTPLPSDEHVSFLAPLKEYAPPPAEERLNWVGLGGPFESQSGESEPPVDDGTRPVSVNTSGGAPSESELPPQEAVESERAMSEIEVDSTAALDPTAEGPQYPADLLKAGVEGVVYARFIVDSTGYADTLTFKTIDKADPLFVRAVKAALPHMKYRPAVYSGRRVSQLVEQAFAFRIRPPQGQ; encoded by the coding sequence ATGCCAACGCGCCGCGCACGAATTTCCCTCACCGAATCTGATCGCCACCTGAGCTGGCGACACGCCTTGGCCAAACCGGGTCTTGGCTTCGGTGTGGAGTTGCTGTTGTTGGCCGCTTTTGCCGTGGGCGGCAATCTGGAGCGGAAGTTCACGCCGCTGCCCAGCGACGAGCACGTGAGTTTTCTGGCGCCGCTCAAGGAGTATGCACCGCCGCCAGCCGAGGAGCGCCTCAACTGGGTGGGCTTGGGTGGGCCGTTCGAATCGCAGAGCGGGGAAAGCGAGCCGCCGGTGGATGACGGGACGCGCCCGGTGTCGGTGAACACCTCGGGGGGAGCGCCAAGCGAGAGTGAATTGCCGCCGCAGGAGGCCGTGGAGTCCGAGCGGGCCATGAGTGAGATCGAGGTGGACAGCACGGCGGCGCTCGATCCGACGGCTGAGGGGCCGCAGTATCCGGCCGATCTGCTCAAGGCCGGTGTGGAGGGCGTGGTCTATGCGCGCTTCATCGTGGACAGCACGGGCTACGCCGATACGCTCACCTTCAAGACCATCGACAAGGCGGATCCGCTCTTCGTGCGTGCGGTGAAGGCGGCGCTGCCGCACATGAAGTACCGACCGGCCGTGTACTCCGGCCGTCGCGTTTCGCAGTTGGTGGAGCAGGCCTTCGCGTTTCGCATTCGCCCGCCGCAGGGGCAGTAG
- a CDS encoding Rrf2 family transcriptional regulator: MNSRLTVAAHVLGMIAFCEREEGRGVTSEELAESVGTNAVVVRRVLSQLKQAGLIDSRRGAGGGSVLARPASEITLRMVHEAVQDDCAEFIGRHASAVGQECQVAPVIASYLDELYREAEEALRATLARVTIEQMSLDVMQRLRSRHGSQVA, encoded by the coding sequence ATGAATTCCCGTTTGACCGTCGCCGCGCACGTGCTGGGCATGATTGCCTTCTGCGAGCGTGAAGAAGGCCGAGGTGTCACGTCGGAGGAGCTCGCCGAGAGTGTGGGCACCAATGCCGTGGTCGTGCGTCGCGTTCTGTCGCAACTCAAGCAGGCTGGCCTCATCGATAGTCGGCGCGGTGCCGGGGGCGGATCGGTGCTTGCGCGCCCGGCGTCGGAGATCACGCTGCGCATGGTGCACGAGGCCGTGCAGGATGACTGCGCCGAATTCATCGGCCGTCACGCCTCCGCCGTGGGTCAGGAGTGTCAGGTGGCGCCTGTCATTGCCTCCTACCTCGACGAGCTCTATCGCGAGGCCGAAGAGGCCCTGCGCGCCACCCTGGCGCGGGTCACCATCGAGCAGATGTCCCTCGACGTGATGCAGCGCCTGCGCTCGCGGCACGGCTCACAGGTCGCCTGA
- a CDS encoding VOC family protein: MTTPPPPLPGRIGWVDLTVADAPTVRDFYAAVAGWTPQALSMGDYDDYVMLAPDGTPHAGVCHARGGNAGLPAQWLVYITVTDLTQRLHEVTARGGQVLSGPRNAGPSGRFAVIQDPAGAVCALFEAASAPSSSDA, from the coding sequence ATGACGACACCTCCGCCTCCCCTGCCCGGCCGCATTGGCTGGGTTGACCTCACGGTGGCGGACGCGCCCACCGTGCGCGACTTCTACGCCGCCGTTGCCGGTTGGACACCCCAGGCCCTCTCCATGGGCGACTACGACGACTACGTCATGCTCGCTCCCGATGGAACGCCGCACGCCGGTGTCTGTCACGCCCGCGGTGGCAACGCAGGGCTCCCGGCGCAGTGGCTGGTGTACATCACCGTCACCGATCTGACGCAGCGCCTGCATGAGGTCACCGCCCGCGGTGGGCAGGTGCTGTCCGGACCGCGCAATGCCGGCCCGTCCGGTCGCTTTGCCGTCATTCAGGATCCGGCCGGCGCTGTGTGCGCGCTGTTCGAGGCCGCGTCCGCTCCTTCAAGCTCCGACGCATGA
- a CDS encoding amidase — protein sequence MESPLEILDQAEAELLAMDLDDSVNGLPRREFMFRSLVAAAAGMFGARSLGAETPQHYLDSAAGVWQTMQPPAQQQQTAVPLGNGEAPALQFMPYPAGTGALMAKLLRERGATAFTRSTHVIEPWVGAVPTDPETLAFLPAHRIAALIRARRLTSRRITDIYIERLERYNPTLNCVVTLMKESARAEADAMDAELRAGKYRGPLHGVPYGLKDLFATKNAPTSWGSADFKDQAYDYDAEIVVRLREAGAVLLAKLSTGLFAQNDWWYGGRTNNPWNTNIGSSGSSAGPGSATAAGLVAFSIGTETQGSIVSPAIRNGISALRPTYGRVSRHGGMVLSWSQDRVGPMCRTLEDCAMVFSVLHGVDEKDPSTVTTPFRFNRALPLAGLRVGVDANAPKELVDRLKALGLKPRDIGARPTVAGMAGGGLNVEYAAAFDSYVQRKAKEFGLDLNAMPERANNNAPFGNTPPARPAGVEQGQPNPMAPADWNPRFVGGRTIRAFDFVNNQRRRLMLVQAWGTFMKDLDAFIASPNADIAPNAQTGHPCAVLPYKFDVPQFGGAPRANDSTPAPTYKAQPICAVITGNLYNDDLILSLGHQFQKVTDFHSRRPAL from the coding sequence GTGGAATCCCCTCTCGAGATACTGGATCAGGCCGAAGCCGAGTTGCTGGCCATGGACCTCGACGACAGCGTGAACGGCCTGCCACGACGGGAGTTCATGTTCCGTTCCCTGGTTGCCGCAGCCGCCGGCATGTTTGGTGCCCGATCGCTGGGGGCTGAGACCCCGCAGCACTATCTCGACTCCGCCGCTGGCGTGTGGCAGACCATGCAGCCCCCCGCACAGCAGCAGCAGACGGCTGTGCCGCTGGGCAACGGCGAGGCGCCGGCGTTGCAGTTCATGCCGTATCCCGCGGGGACCGGTGCGCTGATGGCCAAGCTGCTGCGTGAGCGCGGCGCTACCGCGTTCACGCGCAGCACGCATGTCATTGAGCCGTGGGTGGGGGCGGTGCCCACCGATCCGGAAACGCTGGCCTTCCTGCCTGCGCATCGCATTGCGGCGCTCATTCGCGCGCGCCGGCTCACGTCGCGTCGCATTACTGACATCTACATCGAGCGACTCGAGCGCTATAACCCCACGCTCAATTGCGTGGTGACGCTCATGAAGGAGTCGGCGCGCGCCGAGGCCGATGCGATGGACGCGGAGTTGCGTGCCGGCAAGTATCGCGGGCCGCTGCACGGTGTGCCGTATGGTCTCAAGGATCTGTTTGCGACGAAGAACGCCCCGACCTCATGGGGCTCGGCCGACTTCAAGGATCAGGCCTACGACTACGATGCGGAGATTGTCGTGCGTCTGCGTGAAGCGGGCGCGGTGCTGCTGGCCAAACTGTCGACCGGCTTGTTCGCGCAGAACGACTGGTGGTACGGCGGCCGCACCAACAATCCGTGGAACACCAACATCGGATCGAGTGGCTCGTCCGCTGGTCCCGGTTCGGCCACGGCGGCGGGACTGGTGGCATTCTCCATTGGCACGGAGACCCAGGGGTCGATTGTGTCGCCGGCCATTCGCAACGGCATCAGCGCACTGCGCCCCACGTACGGTCGGGTGAGTCGGCACGGCGGCATGGTGTTGTCCTGGTCACAGGATCGTGTAGGGCCCATGTGCCGCACGCTCGAAGACTGCGCGATGGTGTTCAGCGTGCTGCATGGCGTGGATGAGAAGGATCCGTCCACGGTCACGACGCCATTCCGATTCAACCGGGCGCTGCCGCTTGCGGGCCTGCGGGTTGGCGTGGACGCCAACGCGCCCAAGGAACTCGTGGACCGGCTCAAGGCACTTGGGCTCAAGCCACGCGACATTGGCGCGCGTCCCACGGTGGCGGGCATGGCGGGTGGGGGGCTCAACGTGGAGTACGCCGCGGCGTTTGACAGCTATGTGCAGCGCAAGGCCAAGGAGTTCGGGCTCGATCTCAACGCGATGCCCGAGCGCGCCAACAACAACGCGCCCTTTGGCAATACGCCGCCGGCGCGTCCGGCGGGTGTGGAGCAGGGGCAGCCCAACCCCATGGCGCCGGCCGACTGGAATCCGCGCTTTGTGGGAGGCCGCACCATTCGTGCCTTCGACTTCGTGAACAACCAGCGGCGACGTCTCATGCTCGTGCAGGCCTGGGGCACGTTCATGAAGGATCTTGATGCGTTCATCGCGTCGCCCAACGCCGACATCGCACCGAATGCGCAGACGGGGCATCCCTGCGCGGTGCTGCCGTACAAGTTTGACGTGCCGCAATTCGGTGGCGCGCCGCGCGCGAACGACAGCACACCGGCACCCACCTACAAGGCGCAGCCCATCTGCGCGGTCATCACGGGCAATCTGTACAACGACGATCTGATCCTGTCGCTGGGTCACCAGTTCCAGAAAGTCACGGACTTCCATTCCCGTCGTCCGGCGTTGTGA
- a CDS encoding S9 family peptidase, producing MPRLLSPRRAASVLFLALPSALVAQSAKRPMTWLDAQHLRSASTPALSPDGRLAIYALTTPDWKAATTQSDLYLVPTDRGVSATRQLTYTTGKNESNPQWSPTGGWFVFASNREAPASAANQQQLYVMSPDGGEARRITAAREGVSTYAFSKDGSWLVYRSGKSGEEQLYALASSAVSSGKPADSLSAIALTKQAAGVDTWRIAPDGKSIVFLSSDTVDTEERKRREARFTVNVRNAETPSVSLYTVPMPSASSPSGAPPAATRLTRDAQLAVTNFTLSPDSRHVGFTATPYDRYKRNITEEGIYADVYLLDRQDGRVERLTQNDEVSESGLSFSPDSKWLAFSAPDDLTRYTMKNRRVYLREVAANGGALRKLGDLDGDVSVSFWSADGRTIYFNEGWRATQQLFAMDVASGRVKPVTNVQGVLNVSQDETTKRLVLSYQDPATPSSHYVVTSVAELPKRAAWTPLTAPNAWVNEQLALGEESEVTWTSTDGKSVAGVLLKPVGYTPGKRYPLIVAIHGGPAAADLLSFNGGYGAQVYAGQGWMVLKPNYRGSTNYGEAHKTGIVGNYFPPGYEDIMTGVNALIAQGLVDSTKMGVLGWSAGGHWSNWILTHTDRFKAISSGAGTSNWISMYAQSDVQRNRQHYLGDKLPYDDFDAYWTQSPIKYIRNAKTPTMIHVVEGDPRVPSPQSVELHMGLKRVGVPTELFMYPGNSHGIPDARNRLVKSMSEMAWMDYYVLGKGQKFSWRQVLETLEAPASTKPEIRGM from the coding sequence ATGCCTCGTCTCCTTTCCCCCCGCCGCGCCGCCAGTGTGTTGTTCCTGGCCCTCCCGTCCGCGCTCGTCGCGCAGAGCGCCAAACGCCCCATGACCTGGCTGGACGCACAGCATCTGCGCTCGGCGTCCACGCCGGCGCTGTCGCCGGACGGACGCCTGGCGATCTATGCGCTCACCACACCCGACTGGAAGGCGGCGACGACGCAGTCCGACTTGTATCTCGTGCCCACCGATCGCGGAGTGTCGGCTACGCGTCAACTGACCTACACCACGGGCAAAAACGAGAGCAATCCGCAGTGGTCGCCAACGGGCGGCTGGTTCGTGTTTGCCTCCAATCGTGAAGCGCCGGCCAGTGCGGCCAATCAGCAGCAGCTCTACGTCATGTCGCCGGATGGCGGCGAAGCCCGGCGCATCACGGCCGCGCGGGAAGGCGTGAGTACCTATGCCTTCTCGAAGGACGGTTCATGGCTGGTGTATCGCAGCGGCAAGTCGGGTGAGGAGCAGCTGTATGCCCTGGCCTCGTCAGCGGTGAGCAGCGGCAAGCCGGCTGACTCGCTGAGTGCCATTGCGCTCACCAAGCAGGCCGCCGGCGTGGACACATGGCGCATCGCGCCAGACGGCAAGTCGATCGTGTTTCTGTCATCCGACACCGTCGACACGGAGGAGCGCAAGCGGCGCGAGGCGCGCTTCACGGTGAACGTGCGCAATGCGGAAACCCCTTCGGTGTCCCTGTATACCGTGCCGATGCCGTCGGCCTCCTCGCCATCTGGCGCGCCACCGGCGGCCACGCGACTCACGCGCGACGCACAGTTGGCGGTCACCAACTTCACGCTGTCACCCGACAGCCGCCATGTGGGCTTCACGGCCACGCCCTACGATCGCTACAAGCGGAACATCACCGAAGAGGGCATCTACGCGGATGTCTATCTGCTCGACCGGCAGGATGGGCGGGTGGAGCGCCTGACGCAGAACGACGAGGTGAGCGAGTCGGGCCTGAGCTTTTCGCCCGACTCGAAGTGGTTGGCGTTTTCGGCGCCCGATGATCTTACACGCTACACGATGAAGAATCGGCGGGTGTATCTGCGTGAGGTGGCGGCCAACGGTGGTGCGCTGCGCAAGCTGGGTGATCTCGATGGCGATGTGTCGGTGTCATTCTGGAGCGCCGACGGCCGCACGATTTACTTCAACGAAGGTTGGCGGGCCACACAGCAGCTCTTTGCAATGGATGTGGCCAGTGGTCGCGTGAAGCCGGTCACGAACGTGCAGGGCGTGCTGAACGTGTCGCAGGATGAGACCACCAAGCGCCTTGTGCTGTCGTATCAGGATCCGGCCACGCCGTCGTCGCACTACGTGGTGACTTCGGTGGCGGAGTTGCCCAAACGTGCAGCGTGGACACCCCTGACGGCGCCCAACGCCTGGGTGAACGAGCAGCTTGCACTCGGTGAAGAGAGCGAAGTGACCTGGACGTCCACCGATGGCAAGTCGGTAGCTGGTGTGCTGCTCAAGCCGGTGGGTTACACCCCGGGCAAGCGCTATCCGCTCATCGTGGCCATCCATGGTGGTCCGGCGGCGGCGGATCTGCTGAGCTTCAACGGGGGCTATGGTGCGCAGGTGTATGCGGGGCAGGGCTGGATGGTGCTCAAGCCCAACTACCGGGGCAGCACCAACTACGGCGAAGCGCACAAGACGGGCATCGTAGGCAACTACTTCCCGCCCGGCTACGAGGACATCATGACGGGCGTGAATGCGCTCATTGCGCAGGGCCTGGTGGACAGCACGAAGATGGGGGTGCTGGGCTGGAGCGCCGGTGGCCACTGGAGCAATTGGATTCTCACGCACACCGATCGCTTCAAGGCCATCTCGAGTGGCGCGGGCACGTCGAACTGGATTTCGATGTACGCGCAGTCGGATGTGCAGCGCAATCGCCAGCACTACCTCGGTGACAAGCTGCCCTACGACGACTTCGACGCGTACTGGACGCAGTCACCCATCAAGTACATCCGCAACGCGAAGACGCCCACCATGATTCACGTGGTGGAAGGCGACCCGCGTGTGCCGAGTCCGCAGAGTGTGGAGCTGCACATGGGACTCAAGCGTGTGGGGGTACCCACGGAGCTGTTCATGTATCCCGGCAATTCGCATGGGATCCCCGACGCGCGCAATCGGCTCGTGAAGAGCATGTCGGAGATGGCGTGGATGGATTACTACGTGCTGGGCAAAGGCCAGAAGTTCTCGTGGCGGCAAGTGCTGGAGACGCTGGAGGCGCCGGCGTCAACGAAGCCGGAAATTAGAGGGATGTAG
- a CDS encoding DUF1707 domain-containing protein has product MSNGAWGGAPPMAMVAVNERMRERAVAALATAYANDQLSVEELDARLAHVFRVQTTQDLASLLADPSRPGHSLDDVQRVDAPDEQVPARALLIAAMGGFGVKGEYIVPRHLKAWAVAGGGELDLSKARFGRGVTRIDVTAFMGGVDLILPEGVRVELVGTAFLGGVEHDAGRMQPLDDAPVVRIDGTAVMGGLDIKHGPPERKSERKFVEAVGRAEAWRPPR; this is encoded by the coding sequence GTGAGCAACGGGGCCTGGGGCGGCGCGCCACCGATGGCCATGGTGGCGGTCAACGAACGCATGCGCGAGCGCGCGGTGGCCGCACTGGCCACCGCCTACGCGAACGACCAGCTCAGTGTGGAGGAGCTGGATGCGCGACTGGCGCATGTGTTTCGAGTGCAGACGACCCAGGACCTGGCGTCGCTGCTGGCCGACCCGTCACGTCCGGGCCATTCACTCGACGACGTGCAGCGCGTGGATGCCCCGGACGAGCAGGTGCCCGCGCGTGCGCTGCTCATTGCGGCCATGGGCGGATTTGGGGTGAAGGGCGAGTACATCGTGCCGCGTCATCTCAAGGCCTGGGCCGTGGCGGGTGGCGGAGAACTCGATCTCTCCAAGGCGCGCTTTGGACGCGGCGTGACGCGCATCGATGTCACGGCCTTCATGGGTGGGGTCGATCTCATTTTGCCCGAAGGCGTGCGCGTCGAGTTGGTGGGCACGGCCTTTCTGGGCGGCGTGGAGCATGACGCGGGACGCATGCAGCCGCTGGATGACGCACCCGTCGTACGCATTGACGGCACGGCCGTGATGGGTGGCCTCGACATCAAACATGGCCCGCCCGAGCGCAAGAGTGAGCGCAAATTCGTGGAGGCGGTGGGTCGCGCCGAGGCCTGGCGGCCGCCACGCTGA